From Cotesia glomerata isolate CgM1 linkage group LG2, MPM_Cglom_v2.3, whole genome shotgun sequence, a single genomic window includes:
- the LOC123259939 gene encoding arylphorin subunit alpha-like isoform X2, which produces MASTGCSTFSPDNQLWANCGRDGKLKIWETRTGKLKQDYVPNLHLSSGCSVLEWITVSQQSNTPSPWMKRKRKSMSIVEDSEQRQLIAMGTVDGKVIIYNPSAGSPEKILENGHSAAVTAITWSSVGLFTAGDDDLIVEWNLQGGGVKSTWKSGQNGINSLVVSADGQYLVAGERLIRCWSLETKKVVGTFTGHANPVIFLRSVQVGSNNYVISGANGDSYLCIWSLSESAMKAKTSIATLTMQDDPVSVSVKLNNQSQIVILATNRTGQCHLFVYQPNGLSTKPLKPTVTVIITTESADKDVTPVAILSSQLTEDNKMLLAYGTLVSLAFDRIVPDLSEKIQMVVRKNVKWTQEKKTEALSKVKNVVTDGDVKYVAPGAPLALKRSRGSTGSQLPLQDRLEHLSLNNEGNLSKTPTKGNNKTQLLLQGLTSRDRNILNSVLLMRDEQVITNTVVNLPVQALKPLIGELVGMLQGKTFPSKIAVLWIKTLIITHAAHLLSLPNIDDLLSPVLGFIEDKLTILPELSRLRGRVALPIGLLPRDVVYSPFHPAHYEETVALFRILYFAKDYDTFYKTAIWARSNVNVGLFGHTLAILAIHRPDTVHLRLPPLYEIIPHAFFNSDVMQAIRSVKIGDAGVKKSLAIKYHEGGDIVIPANYSGWYLHHPHADEELTYFTEDIGLCTYYFFFAHDFPHFMNSDVYHLQKEVRGEVYFFGHKQLLARYYLERLSNNMGEIEFIDWHEPILTGFYPTLTHTNGLPFPHRNAWSHIPNHKLDLVHDAEEAETRIHAAIDSGVVYDYHHPPRAVNIYTPEGLNILGNLVEGNADSLNREFYGSMDHLSRMILGFGPKPIDKNHLVPSTLEYYTTSIRDPAFFRIYKKIVGFYLKYKEHLPQYTHEDLAFPGVKIDSVVVDKLFTFFEPYDVLVSNGVLVSSQKDAESTVIKVRQQRLNHKPFTYHITVSSDKKVKATVRVFLGPKFNHYGHEFEFTDNWENFIELDQWIVDLKPGTNKIERSSHESIYVYPDEASSSEYWKLLTKAIETDEPFTYNMQVAGFPDRLILPRGKREGLPLKLFVFVSEFDESHSFKFDSPVWGQTVTDAKPLGYPLDRPVVPYAFTVPNAYFKDVAVYHKHVEELNSTV; this is translated from the exons CATCGGCGGGGTCTCCGGAGAAAATACTCGAAAACGGACACTCAGCAGCGGTGACTGCTATCACTTGGTCCTCCGTGGGGCTTTTCACCGCTGGCGATGATGACCTGATTGTCGAGTGGAACCTCCAGGGCGGAGGAGTCAAATCCACGTGGAAGTCAGGGCAAAATGGAATCAACTCGCTTGTTGTTTCCGCAGATGGACAGTATCTGGTTGCGGGTGAAAGGCTCATTAGATGCTGGAGTTTGGAAACTAAAAAAGTTGTGGGAACTTTCACTGGACATGCCAATCCAGTAATTTTTCTCAGATCTGTACAAGTTGGGAGTAATAATTATGTTATCAGCGGTGCTAATGGTGACTCTTATCTCTGTATTTGGTCACTTTCTGag TCAGCGATGAAAGCAAAAACCTCAATCGCAACATTGACGATGCAAGATGACCCAGTATCAGTATCCGTAAAATTAAACAACCAGTCCCAAATAGTAATCCTAGCGACAAACAGAACCGGGCAGTGTCACCTGTTTGTCTACCAACCAAACGGGCTCTCAACAAAGCCATTAAAACCAACAGTTACCGTAATAATTACAACAGAATCAGCCGACAAGGACGTCACACCAGTGGCAATCCTCTCTTCACAATTAACAGAAGACAACAAAATGCTCCTAGCCTACGGAACCCTGGTGTCTCTGGCATTCGACCGTATTGTCCCCGATTTATCTGAAAAAATCCAGATGGTGGTACGAAAAAACGTTAAATGGACCcaggaaaaaaaaactgaagcATTAAGTAAAGTAAAGAATGTCGTGACTGACGGAGATGTAAAGTACGTAGCACCCGGTGCTCCTTTGGCCCTAAAGCGTTCGAGAGGCTCTACCGGGTCTCAGTTACCACTTCAAGACCGGCTTGAACATCTAAGCCTAAATAACGAAGGAAATCTTTCTAAAACTCCGACAAAAGGTAACAATAAGACACAATTACTGCTCCAAGGATTGACCAGCAGAGACAGAAATATTTTGAACAGTGTTTTGTTAATGAGAGATGAGCAGGTAATTACAAACACCGTTGTCAATTTGCCAGTACAAGCCTTGAAGCCGCTGATTGGAGAGCTAGTAGGAATGCTACAGGGAAAAACTTTTCCGAGTAAAATAGCTGTTTTGTGGATTAAAACTTTGATAATAACTCATGCAGCGCATCTGCTCTCGCTGCCTAACATTGACGACTTACTAAGTCCTGTTCTCGGCTTCATTGAAGATAAACTGACTATTTTACCCGAGTTATCCAGGCTAAGAGGTCGCGTCGCTCTT CCGATTG GATTGCTTCCTCGTGACGTAGTCTACTCGCCATTCCACCCGGCGCATTACGAAGAAACTGTGGCGCTTTTCCGAATACTCTACTTCGCCAAAGACTACGACACTTTCTACAAGACCGCAATTTGGGCTCGCTCCAACGTTAACGTCGGATTATTTGGACACACTTTAGCCATACTGGCGATCCATCGTCCAGACACCGTTCATCTACGCTTGCCTCCTCTGTACGAAATTATTCCACATGCTTTCTTCAACTCCGATGTTATGCAAGCTATTCGTAGCGTCAAAATAGGAGATGCCg GTGTCAAAAAATCTCTAGCCATAAAATACCACGAAGGCGGCGACATTGTGATCCCGGCAAATTACAGTGGTTGGTACCTGCACCATCCGCACGCTGATGAAGAATTGACCTACTTCACTGAAGATATTGGTCTCTGCACTTACTATTTCTTCTTTGCTCATGACTTCCCGCACTTCATGAACAGCGATGTCTATCATCTTCAGAAGGAAGTTCGTGGAGAAGTATACTTCTTTGGACACAAACAATTACTCGCTCGTTACTATTTGGAGCGTTTGTCCAATAATATGGGAGAAATTGAATTCATTGACTGGCATGAACCTATTTTGACTGGTTTCTATCCAACACTTACTCATACCAATGGACTTCCCTTCCCTCATCGTAATGCATGGAGTCATATTCCTAATCACAAGCTTGATTTAGTTCAC gaCGCCGAAGAAGCAGAAACCCGCATCCACGCAGCAATTGACTCTGGAGTAGTATATGACTACCACCACCCACCCCGAGCAGTAAACATTTACACCCCCGAAGGTCTGAACATCCTCGGAAACTTGGTTGAAGGAAATGCAGACTCTTTGAACCGAGAATTCTACGGCAGCATGGACCACTTGAGCAGAATGATTCTCGGCTTTGGACCCAAACCAATTGACAAGAACCACCTGGTCCCCAGTACCCTCGAGTACTACACCACCAGCATAAGAGACCCAGCATTCTTCCGTATTTACAAGAAGATCGTCGGCTTCTACCTGAAGTACAAGGAACATCTCCCGCAGTATACTCACGAAGACTTAGCCTTCCCTGGAGTAAAAATTGACTCTGTCGTTGTAGACAAACTCTTTACTTTCTTCGAGCCCTACGATGTTCTTGTTAGCAACGGTGTGCTAGTATCTTCACAAAAAGACGCAGAATCAACGGTAATAAAGGTCCGCCAGCAGCGTCTGAACCACAAACCCTTCACCTACCACATCACCGTCAGCAGCGACAAGAAGGTCAAGGCCACTGTTCGCGTCTTTTTAGGACCCAAGTTCAACCACTATGGCCATGAGtttgaattcactgacaacTGGGAAAACTTCATTGAATTGGACCAATGGATTGTCGACc TCAAGCCCGGTACCAACAAAATCGAGCGCAGCAGTCATGAATCAATCTACGTATACCCTGACGAAGCAAGTAGCTCAGAGTACTGGAAGCTTTTGACGAAAGCCATCGAGACCGACGAACCATTCACCTACAACATGCAGGTAGCTGGATTCCCCGACCGCCTGATCCTGCCCCGTGGAAAGAGAGAAGGTCTTCCACTCAAGTTGTTCGTCTTCGTCAGTGAGTTTGACGAGAGCCACAGCTTCAAATTCGACTCACCAGTCTGGGGCCAGACCGTCACCGACGCCAAGCCCTTGGGATATCCTTTGGACCGACCTGTCGTGCCCTACGCATTCACCGTGCCAAATGCCTACTTCAAGGATGTCGCTGTCTACCACAAACACGTTGAAGAACTCAATTCAACcgtttaa